A single region of the Glycine max cultivar Williams 82 chromosome 20, Glycine_max_v4.0, whole genome shotgun sequence genome encodes:
- the LOC100785291 gene encoding protein CHUP1, chloroplastic: protein MIVRLGLIVAASIAALTVKQLNVNDTRSERGEARIRNDQDEATEEAQVTCSIDGHTEKREEEEQEEVKLINSIINQTDDFEDDILPEFEKLLSGEIDFLSLDEKTDKEKKGGVYETEMANNTSELERLQNLVKELEDREVKLEGELLEYYGLKEQEADFVELQRQLKIKTVEIDMLKMTINSLQEEREKLQEELAHGASAKRELEAAKGKIKELQRQIQLEANQAKTQLLLLKQKVSGLVSKEEEAAKKDVEIGKKLKALNDLEVEVVELKRENKELQHEKQELTVKLNAAESRITELSNVTENEMVAKTKEEVSSLRHVNEDLLKQVEGLQMNRFSEVEELVYLRWVNACLRYELKNYLAPPGKLSTHDLNTSLSPKSQEKAKQLMLEYAGSEHGQGDTDLDCYFSHSSSPGSEDFENASSFDSSMHKHSGVSKKTSLIQKLKKWGKSKDDSSALSSAARYLSGVSPSRMSMSNRPRDSLESLMQRNAGDSVTITTSGQKDQEPTDSPETLALPNIRRVSSSDSLNSVAASFQLMSNTVVAYLDEKYPAYKDRHKLALQREKQIKEKAEKARAEKFGDNSNLNMTKAERERTTSLLPKLTQLKEKAYVSGSPNDHPDNVKNVDNQTISKMKLAHIEKRPPRVPQPPPKPSDGAPVSANSNPSNGVSCAPPQPPPPPPPEPPGGSLPTPLGNLSRGELAGDKVHRAPELVEFYQTLMKLEAKKDTSLISSTTYPFDARSNMIGEIENRSSFLLAVKADVETQGDFVISLATEVRAASFSKIEDLVAFVNWLDEELSFLVDEQAVLKHFDWPEGKTDAMREAAFEYLDLMKLEKQVSTFTDDPKLPCQTALQKMYSLLEKVEQSIYALLRTRDMAISRYKEFGIPVTWLLDTGLVGKIKLSSVQLANMYMKRVASELEILSGPKKEPTREFLILQGVHFAFRVHQFAGGFDTESMKVFEELRSRIHAPPPGEDNNNQKRS, encoded by the exons ATGATAGTCAGGTTAGGACTCATAGTAGCTGCTTCCATTGCAGCCCTCACAGTTAAGCAGCTGAATGTGAATGACACAAGATCAG AACGCGGTGAAGCAAGGATTAGAAACGATCAAGATGAGGCTACAGAAGAGGCGCAGGTCACTTGTTCTATTGATGGTCACACCGAGAAG AGGGAAGAGGAAGAGCAAGAGGAGGTTAAGCTAATCAACAGCATAATCAATCAAACTGATGATTTTGAAGATGATATTCTACCAGAATTTGAAAAACTTCTATCTGGGGAGATTGATTTTCTATCACTTGATGAGAAGACTGATAAGGAGAAGAAAGGGGGAGTTTATGAAACTGAAATGGCTAACAATACCAGTGAATTAGAACGGTTACAGAATCTAGTGAAGGAATTGGAGGATAGGGAAGTGAAACTTGAAGGTGAATTGCTTGAGTACTATGGTTTGAAGGAGCAGGAAGCAGACTTTGTGGAGTTACAAAGGCAGTTGAAAATTAAGACTGTAGAAATTGATATGCTTAAAATGACCATTAATTCCTTGCAGGAAGAGAGGGAGAAGCTTCAAGAAGAGCTTGCACATGGAGCTTCAGCCAAGAGAGAACTTGAGGCGGCCAAAGGCAAGATCAAGGAACTGCAAAGGCAGATACAGCTTGAGGCTAACCAGGCAAAAACCCAGTTGTTGTTGCTCAAACAAAAAGTTTCTGGTCTAGTGTCGAAAGAAGAGGAGGCCGCCAAGAAAGATGTTGAAATTGGAAAGAAATTGAAAGCTCTGAATGACTTGGAGGTTGAAGTTGTGGAGCTtaagagagaaaacaaagaacTTCAACACGAAAAGCAAGAATTAACAGTTAAACTCAATGCTGCTGAATCTAGAATTACAGAACTCTCCAATGTGACAGAG AATGAAATGGTTGCCAAGACCAAAGAGGAGGTCAGTAGCCTAAGGCATGTGAATGAAGACTTGCTTAAGCAAGTGGAAGGACTCCAGATGAATAGGTTCAGTGAAGTTGAAGAGCTTGTATATCTTCGTTGGGTCAATGCATGCTTAAGGTATGAGCTCAAGAATTACCTGGCACCTCCAGGAAAATTATCAACCCATGATCTAAATACCAGTCTCAGCCCAAAATCACAAGAGAAGGCTAAGCAGTTAATGTTAGAATATGCTGGATCAGAGCATGGACAAGGTGACACAGATCTTGATTGCTACTTCTCTCATTCCTCTTCACCAGGCAGTGAAGATTTTGAGAATGCTTCTTCCTTTGATAGCTCTATGCATAAACATAGTGGTGTTAGCAAGAAAACTAGTTTAATCCAAAAGTTGAAGAAATGGGGCAAAAGCAAAGATGATTCAAGTGCTCTTTCATCAGCAGCCAGATATCTTTCAGGTGTCTCTCCTAGCAGGATGAGTATGAGTAATAGACCAAGGGATTCCCTGGAATCCTTGATGCAAAGGAATGCTGGTGATTCTGTAACCATCACTACCTCTGGACAGAAGGATCAGGAACCTACTGATTCTCCTGAAACTCTAGCTCTTCCTAACATAAGAAGAGTTTCATCTAGCGACTCCTTAAATTCTGTTGCAGCTTCATTTCAATTGATGTCTAATACAGTTGTTGCATATCTGGATGAAAAATATCCTGCATATAAAGACCGCCACAAATTGGCCTTACAGAGGGAGAAACAAATTAAGGAAAAGGCTGAGAAAGCAAGAGCGGAGAAGTTTGGTGacaattcaaatttgaatatgACCAAGGCTGAAAGAGAGAGGACAACATCTTTGCTACCAAAACTCACCCAATTAAAGGAAAAGGCATATGTTTCTGGTAGTCCAAATGATCATCCTGACAATGTTAAGAATGTTGATAATCAAACCATTAGCAAGATGAAGCTAGCCCACATTGAGAAAAGGCCACCTAGGGTGCCTCAGCCACCTCCTAAACCATCTGATGGTGCTCCTGTTAGTGCAAATTCAAACCCTTCAAATGGAGTATCATGTGCTCCACCTCAGCCTCCGCCTCCACCCCCACCAGAACCACCAGGTGGATCACTTCCCACTCCCCTGGGAAACCTATCAAGAGGAGAGTTAGCTGGTGATAAAGTTCACCGTGCTCCAGAGCTAGttgaattttatcaaacattgaTGAAACTGGAGGCAAAGAAGGATACTTcattaatatcatcaacaacttATCCATTTGATGCTAGGAGCAACATGATTGGGGAGATTGAGAATAGATCATCATTCCTCTTAGCT GTGAAAGCCGATGTGGAAACACAGGGTGACTTTGTCATCTCCTTGGCAACTGAAGTTAGAGCAGCCTCGTTCTCTAAGATTGAAGATCTGGTGGCTTTTGTGAACTGGCTAGATGAGGAACTTTCCTTCTTG GTCGATGAACAAGCTGTTCTCAAGCACTTTGATTGGCCTGAAGGGAAAACAGATGCAATGAGGGAGGCGGCTTTTGAATATCTGGATCTGATGAAATTAGAGAAGCAAGTCTCCACCTTCACTGATGATCCCAAACTCCCATGTCAAACTGCTTTGCAGAAAATGTACTCGTTGCTTGAAAA AGTGGAGCAAAGCATATATGCACTCTTACGGACAAGAGATATGGCTATTTCAAGGTACAAAGAGTTTGGAATACCAGTAACTTGGCTATTAGATACAGGACTTGTGGGCAAG ATCAAGCTTTCTTCTGTGCAACTGGCAAACATGTATATGAAACGTGTTGCATCTGAACTTGAAATATTATCTGGACCCAAGAAGGAACCGACCAGAGAGTTTTTGATTCTGCAAGGAGTGCATTTTGCTTTTCGTGTTCATCAG TTTGCAGGAGGCTTTGATACGGAGAGCATGAAAGTTTTTGAAGAACTAAGGAGCCGCATCCATGCTCCTCCACCAGGTGAAGATAATAATAACCAGAAACGTAGTTGA